DNA sequence from the Arthrobacter jinronghuae genome:
GTCCGTCCTGCGCCGCCTTCCACGCTGCGTGCGGTATCCGGGCCCGGGCAGCCAAGGGATCGCGTTCCATCGTGAAGGAGTCGGTAGTGCTGACCACCCGCGGGGCATGCGTCCGGACGGTGGAACGTTCGGCGGCTATACCGGCCGCCCAGCCGCTGGCGACCAGCCGTTGTGCCTCAGTGCTCCGCGAATGGGACGCCAGGAGCAGGGCTGCGTCTTCCAGCTCGGCACGCAGCAGCAGTACGTCGCGGGTGTGCTGGTAGGGCGCCCGCTGTTCGGCGTGCAGGTCGTCTGCGTCATCCCAGATAACGGCCAGGCCGAGATCCTGCACCGGCGCATAGGCGGCCGAACGGGTACCAATTGCCACGCGGACATCACCGTGCAGCAACTGGAGGAAACTGCGGTAGCGCGGGGTGGGTCCGTCTTCGGCCGTCAACCGGACAAAGGCAGCTGCCCCGATCCGGGCAGTAAGCGCGGACTGCACCCGGGAGAGGTCCTTGTTGTCGGGAACGACGACGACGGCGCCCCGCCCGGAGAGCAGCGTGGACCGGACAGCCTCGGCAATTTCTGCAGGCCAGTCCTGCGGGCCGTAGCCGCCCAGCGAGGAGAGCACAGCGCGGGGGCGGTGGCCCGCGGCCAGATGGGTCAGGAACCGCGGTCCGTGCGGATAGCGTGTCAGCGGGTTGGCTCCGGCCCCTTCCGGTCCAGGCACGGCGTCGGCCGGTCCGGGCACGGCGTCGGCCGGTCCCGCCGACGAGCCGCCGCCCGTACCGGAGTCGCCGTCGGCACCAGAGCCGGCGTCAGCGGATTCCGCCCGGGCCTCGGGAGTAAATTCCTTCTCCACCCGCGCCGCACGCGGCGGAATGGCTACGCGCAGCACATCGTGGACCGTTCCGGCGTAGCGTGCGGCGACGGCCTCGGCCAGGCGCAGGATCTGCGGGGAAAGCACGGGCTGCGGGGAGATTATCTTTCCCAGCGGCATCAACCGGGCAGTGGTGTCCGCTTCGGCCACCCGTTCGGTGATGAATCCCGGGAGTTCCTGGCCGCCGAACCGGACTTTGACCCGGGCGCCCGGCACAGCGTCGGTGTCGAGGTCGGCCGGGACCAGATAGTCAAAGGGACGGTCCAGGTGCGGCAGCGGGGAATCCAGCAGGACGCGGGCAATCGGCAGGGCGGAAGCCGGCTGCGCCTTGCCCACGGGTTTTGCCGACGGCGTGAAGCCGTGCAGCAGGGAAAGCTGCACGGCCTCAGTGGTGTCGTCGGCGGCCATGGCCGGCTACACGTTGAAGTAGCTGCGGAGGTCCTCGACCTTGTCCTTGCGCTCCCAGGTGAAACCTTCGTCCTCGCGGCCGAAGTGGCCGTGGGCGGCAGTCCGCTGGTAGATGGGACGCTTGAGGTCCAGGCCGTTGATGATGCCCAGCGGACGCAGGTCGAAGACTTCCTTCACAGCGTCGGCAATCCGGGCCGGGTCAACTGTTTCGGTGCCGAAGGTTTCAACATAGATGCCTACGGGGCGGGCCATGCCGATGGCGTAGGCAATCTGGATTTCCGCACGCCGGGCCAGACCGGCGGCAACCACGTTCTTGGCTACCCAGCGCATGGCGTAGGCCGCGGACCGGTCTACCTTGCTCGGGTCCTTGCCGCTGAAGGCACCGCCGCCGTGGCG
Encoded proteins:
- a CDS encoding primosomal protein N' — its product is MAADDTTEAVQLSLLHGFTPSAKPVGKAQPASALPIARVLLDSPLPHLDRPFDYLVPADLDTDAVPGARVKVRFGGQELPGFITERVAEADTTARLMPLGKIISPQPVLSPQILRLAEAVAARYAGTVHDVLRVAIPPRAARVEKEFTPEARAESADAGSGADGDSGTGGGSSAGPADAVPGPADAVPGPEGAGANPLTRYPHGPRFLTHLAAGHRPRAVLSSLGGYGPQDWPAEIAEAVRSTLLSGRGAVVVVPDNKDLSRVQSALTARIGAAAFVRLTAEDGPTPRYRSFLQLLHGDVRVAIGTRSAAYAPVQDLGLAVIWDDADDLHAEQRAPYQHTRDVLLLRAELEDAALLLASHSRSTEAQRLVASGWAAGIAAERSTVRTHAPRVVSTTDSFTMERDPLAARARIPHAAWKAAQDGLTRGPVLVQVARTGFSPALSCQECREPARCRNCSGPLGLASRNGIPACRWCGRPEPMWHCGNCGGTQLRGSTAGAGRTAEELGRAFPSTTVISSAGDHIRTEIPDTPALVVATPGAEPVAPGGYAAAILLDGNAMLSRESLRAGEDTLRRWFTAAALVRPATEKGLVVVTADDSATVGHLLRWDPASAAERELELRRELGLPPAVRYAELSGSREGLDAFITRLELPEGVRAVGPAPLAPAVVPPSGNSQQRDSRSPEGQLGGAGGRYRTLLFFPYTAAPAITAALRSTKAAASARRTGDPVYIRVDGTDVL